Proteins from a genomic interval of Cognatishimia sp. WU-CL00825:
- a CDS encoding serine protease: MPRMLMSLVLAVFFMSRAAFAQQSDIVWVQIEAQPSLTQTQNEIRNYANRLQDVNGFDLGGGWYGIALGPYTREDAETVLNVYRRDNLIPRDSYITFSSSFKRQVWPIGANLLNTAALDTPNTETQTPVAVLDAAEAAPTIIEIADETPREARASEARLSRDEKKTLQSWLQWAGFYTAAIDGSFGRGTRASMSAWQAANNFETTGVMTTRQRDMLKSQYNAVLEGLDLEVVTNPDAGIEMLIPTAVVEFSAAEYPFVTFTPKADIDAQVVMISQEGDQTTLFGLYDIMQTLDIVPMDGPRERKDDSFVLVGEDASRISHTEVSLKQGEIKGFTLVWPAGDEERRRRVLSEMRASFTRTFGAMNPNIGSDAVQDIDLLSGLEVRKPQVSRSGFYVDDAGTVVTTAQAIGSCQRITIDEDYEAEIAGINADLGIAVLRPTSSLAPMGVAQFRESNPRLQSDVAVAGYSFEGVLGAPSVTFGKLAELRGLQGEAELTRLALAPLPGDAGGPVFDAGGAVVGMLLPASTTGERQLPQDVSFAARGDAIRAVLTEAGYQTALGDALGLMAPEDLTAHASDMTVLVSCW, translated from the coding sequence ATGCCACGTATGTTAATGTCATTAGTTCTTGCAGTGTTTTTTATGTCGCGCGCCGCTTTTGCGCAGCAAAGTGATATTGTCTGGGTTCAAATCGAAGCACAGCCCAGCCTGACGCAAACGCAGAACGAAATTCGCAATTATGCCAACCGCTTACAAGACGTAAACGGCTTTGACCTGGGCGGAGGTTGGTATGGCATTGCGCTTGGTCCCTACACGCGCGAAGACGCGGAAACCGTGTTGAATGTGTACCGTCGCGACAATCTGATCCCACGCGATTCCTACATCACCTTTTCCTCGTCGTTTAAGCGGCAAGTTTGGCCCATCGGTGCGAATCTGTTGAACACCGCAGCGCTGGACACCCCCAATACCGAGACCCAGACCCCTGTGGCCGTGTTGGACGCAGCGGAAGCGGCCCCCACAATCATCGAAATCGCGGACGAAACCCCACGCGAGGCGCGCGCCAGCGAAGCCCGCCTGTCACGTGACGAGAAAAAGACCCTGCAATCCTGGCTGCAATGGGCAGGCTTTTACACAGCCGCCATCGATGGTTCGTTTGGCCGAGGCACCCGCGCCTCTATGTCTGCCTGGCAGGCCGCGAACAACTTTGAAACCACCGGTGTGATGACAACCCGCCAACGCGACATGCTGAAATCGCAATATAACGCTGTGCTCGAAGGCCTAGACCTTGAGGTTGTCACAAACCCAGACGCGGGCATCGAAATGCTAATCCCAACAGCTGTGGTTGAATTCAGCGCGGCGGAGTATCCGTTTGTAACCTTCACCCCCAAAGCCGACATCGACGCTCAGGTGGTGATGATCAGCCAAGAGGGCGACCAAACCACACTCTTTGGCCTTTATGACATCATGCAAACCCTGGACATCGTTCCGATGGACGGCCCACGCGAACGCAAAGACGACAGCTTCGTGCTGGTCGGCGAGGATGCCAGCCGCATCAGCCACACCGAAGTCAGCCTCAAACAGGGCGAAATCAAAGGGTTCACCCTTGTGTGGCCTGCAGGCGACGAAGAACGCCGCCGCCGCGTCCTTAGCGAAATGCGCGCGTCCTTCACCCGCACCTTTGGCGCGATGAACCCCAATATTGGCTCTGATGCGGTGCAAGACATCGATCTCTTGTCTGGTTTGGAAGTCCGCAAACCACAAGTGTCCCGCTCTGGCTTTTATGTCGATGATGCGGGCACCGTTGTGACCACAGCCCAAGCCATTGGCAGCTGCCAGCGCATCACAATCGACGAAGACTACGAAGCAGAAATCGCTGGTATTAACGCCGATCTGGGCATAGCCGTGTTGCGCCCAACCTCGTCTTTGGCCCCGATGGGGGTCGCGCAATTCCGCGAAAGCAACCCGCGTTTGCAATCTGATGTGGCCGTTGCTGGCTATTCCTTCGAAGGCGTTCTGGGGGCCCCTTCGGTCACCTTTGGCAAGCTGGCAGAACTGCGTGGCCTGCAAGGCGAAGCAGAGCTGACACGCCTTGCCCTGGCCCCACTGCCCGGTGATGCCGGTGGTCCGGTCTTTGATGCAGGTGGCGCTGTGGTGGGTATGCTATTGCCAGCCTCAACAACCGGCGAACGCCAATTGCCCCAAGACGTCAGCTTTGCTGCCCGTGGTGATGCAATCCGTGCTGTCTTGACCGAAGCAGGCTATCAAACCGCCTTGGGCGATGCGCTTGGTCTTATGGCTCCCGAAGATTTGACAGCCCATGCAAGCGATATGACTGTGCTGGTAAGCTGCTGGTAA
- the hisG gene encoding ATP phosphoribosyltransferase, translating into MTIKLGVPSKGRLMEKTFDWFGARGVKLSRTGSDREYAGKVEGVDGIELVLLSAGEIPRELAAGRIHLGVTGTDLVREKLGLWEQKIETMAELGFGGADLIIAVPACWVDVNLLEDLDAAAAAFRKQHGFRLRIATKYHRLVREFLRENGVADYQLVDSQGATEGTVKNMTAEAVADITSTGDTLRANHLKILSNGLVLKSQATLFRARKAPLEGEERAHLDALLTQLGV; encoded by the coding sequence ATGACAATCAAGTTGGGTGTGCCCTCTAAGGGGCGGTTGATGGAAAAGACCTTTGACTGGTTTGGAGCGCGCGGCGTTAAGCTGTCGCGCACCGGGTCTGACCGTGAATATGCCGGTAAGGTCGAAGGTGTGGACGGCATTGAATTGGTGTTGCTGAGTGCGGGTGAAATACCGCGCGAGCTGGCCGCCGGGCGCATTCATTTGGGTGTCACTGGCACCGATTTGGTGCGCGAAAAGTTGGGGCTTTGGGAGCAGAAAATCGAAACCATGGCCGAATTGGGCTTTGGTGGGGCCGATCTGATCATTGCCGTGCCTGCCTGCTGGGTCGATGTAAACCTGCTGGAAGATCTGGACGCGGCGGCGGCGGCTTTTCGCAAACAACATGGGTTTCGCCTGCGGATCGCCACTAAATATCACCGGTTGGTGCGAGAGTTTCTGCGTGAAAATGGCGTCGCTGATTATCAATTGGTGGACAGCCAAGGGGCAACGGAAGGCACCGTCAAGAATATGACTGCTGAGGCTGTGGCCGACATCACTTCAACTGGCGATACGCTGCGCGCGAACCACTTGAAGATCCTGTCCAACGGCTTGGTGTTAAAATCTCAGGCGACGTTGTTTCGCGCCCGCAAAGCCCCGTTAGAAGGCGAAGAGCGCGCGCATCTGGATGCCTTGCTGACACAGCTTGGAGTCTAG
- a CDS encoding ATP phosphoribosyltransferase regulatory subunit, whose product MPQKALIRARAAELRARFEATGATVAETSVLQPAEVLLDLYGEDIRARAYVTSDSLLGEQMLRPDFTVPVVQMHMDHGAEPARYTYSGEVFRRQEDDTGRANEYTQVGYEVFDRENPAAADAEVFSLVQGALAHLPLRAATGDIGLLMAAVRGLDTSDRRKAALLRHVWRPRRFRALLDRYSGRVPVPASRAALLAEEAPMQSGVPFIGLRTPAEVSDRIEALRVDVKSDPISAGQVDLLDALLNVRETLPFALERLRDIAVDMPAITEAVFKLRDRIEALDKCGVSVDALEFEASYGRTNLEYYDGFVFGFYADGFANLPPVATGGRYDALTRVLGNGSEIPAVGAVIRPEVVMSLEAQL is encoded by the coding sequence ATGCCACAAAAAGCGTTGATCCGGGCGCGGGCCGCTGAATTGCGGGCGCGTTTTGAGGCCACGGGGGCCACGGTTGCGGAGACTTCGGTTTTGCAGCCTGCCGAAGTGTTGCTGGACCTTTATGGTGAAGACATTCGCGCGCGGGCCTATGTGACCAGTGACAGCCTGTTGGGGGAACAGATGTTGCGGCCTGATTTCACCGTGCCTGTGGTGCAGATGCATATGGACCACGGGGCAGAACCGGCACGTTACACCTATTCGGGTGAGGTGTTTCGCCGTCAAGAAGATGATACTGGCCGCGCCAATGAATATACGCAGGTGGGCTACGAGGTTTTTGATCGTGAGAACCCGGCGGCGGCGGATGCTGAGGTGTTTTCGTTGGTGCAGGGCGCTTTGGCGCATCTGCCGTTGCGGGCTGCCACCGGTGACATTGGTCTGCTGATGGCTGCGGTGCGGGGCTTGGACACATCTGACCGCCGCAAGGCCGCATTGTTGCGCCATGTGTGGCGGCCACGGCGTTTTCGGGCTTTGCTGGATCGCTATTCTGGCCGGGTGCCTGTGCCTGCGAGCCGGGCGGCTTTGCTGGCTGAAGAGGCCCCGATGCAAAGTGGCGTGCCCTTCATTGGTCTGCGCACACCAGCAGAAGTGTCTGACCGCATCGAAGCGCTGCGTGTGGATGTGAAATCTGATCCGATCTCTGCAGGGCAGGTGGATTTGCTGGACGCCTTGTTGAATGTGCGGGAAACCCTGCCGTTTGCCTTGGAAAGGCTGCGCGATATTGCGGTGGATATGCCTGCGATCACTGAGGCGGTGTTTAAGCTGCGCGATCGGATCGAGGCTTTGGACAAATGCGGCGTATCGGTGGATGCATTAGAATTTGAAGCCAGCTATGGCCGTACGAACCTAGAATATTACGATGGGTTTGTGTTTGGGTTTTACGCAGATGGCTTTGCCAATCTGCCGCCGGTGGCCACTGGCGGGCGTTATGATGCGCTGACCCGGGTTTTGGGCAATGGCAGCGAAATTCCAGCGGTTGGCGCGGTGATCCGGCCTGAAGTGGTTATGAGCCTGGAGGCGCAGCTATGA